TCCGTTTCAGGATGGCGATTTTTATAAGATTTTTGAAAGCCTGGCAAGCTTGTACAGCATCACCAAAAGCAAGAAGCTAGACGAAGAAATGGACTCGGTCATTTCGATCATTGCCAAAGCTCAACTGCCGAACGGGTACATAAATACAACTACCATTATAGCAGAAAAAAAAGATCCCATGGAGGCCAAAATGTTTGCCGACAAAATGAATTTTGAGACATACAACATGGGGCATTTAATGACTGCTGCCTGCATACATTATCGCGCTACAGGAAAACGTTCCATGCTCAATATTGCAATTAAAGCAGCAAACTATTTATGCGATTTCTATAAATCCTCATCGCATCAACTGGCTCGCAATGCCATATGCCCGTCTCATTACATGGGGTTAATTGAATTATACCGCACCACCCATGATGCCAAATATTTAGAATTAGCAGAAAACCTGATTAATATGCGAGGGTTAGCAAAAGGGGGAACAGATCAGAATCAAGATCGAATCCCATTCCGTGAGCAAACCGTAGCGATGGGACATGCCGTAAGAGCGAACTATCTTTATGCTGGAGTGGCCGATTTGTATGCCGAAACAGGAGACACAACATTACTGCATGCTTTAAACCTGATTTGGAATAATCTGGTACACACTAAAATGTATATTACCGGCGCTTGCGGAGCATTGTACGATGGAGTTTCTCCCGATGGTACTTCATATAAGCCCGGCGAAATTCAGGAAGTACATCAGGCGTACGGACGTGATTATCAATTGCCGAATATGACAGCATATAACGAATCGTGTGCCAACATAGGCAATTTATTATTTAACTGGCGTATGCTACAAATTACCGGTAATGCAAAATATGCTGATGTAGTAGAAACCATCCTTTATAACAGCTTGTTATCGGGAGTAAGCCTGAATGGAATAAACTTTCGCTATACAAATCCGTTAAGCGTTTCATCTAAATTTCCGTACAAACTACGCTGGGCAGGGAAGCGCATTCCGTATATTTCATTATCAGATTGTTGTCCGCCAAACATAACACGGACAATAGCTGAAGTTCAAGATTATATTTATGGCTTATCAAAAGACGGTTTATGGATAAACCTTTATGGAGGTAATACATTAAACACTAAATTGAGGAACGGTGAATCTATCCAACTCACTCAAACAACCAACTATCCCTGGGATGGGCATATAATCATTAAAATGCAGCAAGCGCCGCAAGATCCTTGTGCAATCTATTTAAGAATTCCGGGATGGTGCGATAATGCTACAGTGGCTATAAATGGCATCAAGCAACATGAAATCCTTACACCAGCCTCCTATGTGAAATTAAAACGCACATGGAAAACCGGCGACGAAATAGAACTAAACCTCCCCATAAAAACAATGTTGATAGAGACCAATCCATTAGTAGAAGAAACCCGAAATCAGGTTGCTATACAACGGGGCCCGGTTGTGTATTGTTTAGAAGGATGTGATTTGCCAAACTACAATATTTTTGAAGTTGTTATTCCATCGTCTGTTCATTTCAATGCAAAACCGATGATGATTGACGGAAGCCGTTTCTATTGCCTTAATGGAGTTGCTGACGTAGAAAAAACAGCAAGCTGGCACAATGTGTTATATCGCGAAATTGCTCCGCTACAGACAAACGTACATATTCATCTAATACCATACTTTGCCTGGGGAAACAGAGGGAAATCCGATATGGCTGTATGGTTAAACCTGAAACGATAAAACAACTCTTTTGTACCTATTGACATACAACAAACAACGCAAAAAATGAAAATTAAAATATCCATATTCTTCTGGTTGTGCTTTTTTACGACAGCTATATATGCCCAACAAGTAAATATTATTACGCATGGGAAAAGTTCCGTATGCGCTACGTTTGGCATTCACTGGCTGACTAAAACATTACAAACGGATGGATTTAAGGTCAATCAAACAACAGTTCTCAAAAAACACACGACGGGTACAACCATTGTAATTGGCACAATGACTGATAAATGGCTGGAACAATTCATTGCCGGCAAAAAAGTTGTTTTTGAGAAAACTCCGGGCAAAGAAGGGTACTCGATCAAAGCTCTTGGCAAATTGATCATTGTTCAGGGGGCAGATACAAGTGGAACATTATACGGATGTGTAGAACTTGCAGACAAGATCAGGGCTTCTCATAGATTGCCGACATCAATGGATATAACGGATCAGCCAGAAATGGTCATGCGGGGAGCTTGCATTGGTTTGCAAAAACCTTATTTGTTGCCTGGTCACGGAGTCTATGAATATCCGTACACTCCTCAAAATTTTCCCTGGTTCTATGATAAAGCTTTATGGATCAAATACCTGAATATGATGGTTGAAAACCGGATGAACACCCTCTATCTATGGAATGGACATCCCTTTGCCTCACTGGTAAAATTAAAAGATTATCCTTTTGCCGTGGAAGTTGATAATCAGACACTCAAAAAGAATCAGGAGATGTTTGCATTCTTAACCAGAGAAGCTCAGAAACGCAATATCTGGGTAATCCAGATGTTTTACAATATCATTGTTTCCAAGCCTTTTGCAGAACACTATGGCATAAGAACGCAAGATCGAAATCGTCCTATAACACCATTAATTTCGGATTATACCCGTAAATCAATTGCCGCCTTTATTAAACAATATCCTCACGTAGGGCTTTTGGTTTGCCTCGGCGAATCGATTGATTCATATCCGGATGGCGTAAAATGGTTTACCCAAACGATTATTCCGGGAGTTAAAGACGGGCTAAAAGCATTAGGTAGAACCGATGAACCACCGATAATCCTCCGTGCGCACGATACTGATGCTAAAACGGATATGCAGGAGGCTTTACCTCTCTATAAAAATTTATATACGATGTGGAAGTATAATGGAGAGTCATTAACCACCTACAATCCTCGCGGGCCTTGGGCAAAAGAACATTTGGAACTAAGCAAACTGGGTCCTGTACATATTGTTAATGTGCATATTCTGGCGAACTTAGAACCATTCCGGTATGGCGCTCCTGATTTTATTCAAAAATGTGTGCAAGCTATGCATAGCAAATTAGGCGCTAATGGCATACACATTTATCCCCAAGCTTCTTATTGGGACTGGCCTTATACGGCTGACAACACCCATCCCAGATTATTGGAAATGAACAGAGATTGGATTTGGTATGCGGCATGGGCACGATATGCCTGGAACGCAAACCGTAATCCAAAAGATGAAGTGCATTACTGGAGCTATCGTCTTGATACATTATACGGATGCGGCTTAGATGCAGCAAAAAATATTTTGGAAGCATATGAACAAGCGGGAGAGATATCGCCGGAACTAACAAGAAAATTTGCCATAACGGACGGGAATCGTCAAACATTCTTATTAGGCATGTTTATGAGCCAATTGGTAAATCCTAAAAAATGGACTATTTACCCGGACTTTTTTAAATCATGTGGGCCAAAGGGAGAAGTACTCACCGAATACATGGATAAGGAATGGAATCACCAGCTTCATACAGGAGAACTGCCGCCTCAGCTTATTGCCGGCGCCGTAATACAAGGCGCCAAAGCAGTGCAAGCCATTGATTCGGCAGCGCCTCACGTCACACACAACAAGGCTGAATTTGAACGTTTGAAAAATGACATGTATTGTTACAACACATTTGCAAACTATTTTAACCAAAAAGTTAAAGCCGCAATGCTAGTGTTACGTTATAGTCATTCCAACGACATAAAAGATTTGGAAGCTGCCGTTCCATATCTCGAAAAAAGCCTCCAATATTATCGGCATTTAGTTGCCCTGACAGAAAACACATATCTATATGCCAATAGTATGCAAACCAGTCAACGGCGAATTCCAATAGGAGGAGGCGGAGGAAAAAATAAAACATGGAAAGAAATGCTTCCTTATTTTGAAACTGAATTGCAGAATTTCAAAAGAAACGTTGCATATTTACAAGAACATGGCAATACTATTTTAAGTGACACAACAGTATTAAAGCCTGCCAATGTAAAACTATCAGACAAGAACCTGCAAACATATTCCCTGGCGAAAGGCGCTAAAATATTTGGAGACAAAAACCTGGTCATTGACACGGTTGCCAATGAATTACGCGATCTTAAAGCCATTCAGTTTGACTTGAAGCATCAAATGGCTGACGGAACTTCCTTTACATTTGAAAGCAATCATCCTGTGAGTGTCCTGGTAGGATATTTTAATTCGGAACGGAATGAATTTGCAAAACCTCCAAAACTCGAAACCGACGCTAATGCGAACGATTTTGGCCAGGCCGATGTCAAAATTGCCAATGCATTAGAAGTTCACGGACAATTATCTGTCAATGTCCACACATATACCTTCCCCAGTGGTATCCATACGTTATCATTAGGAAAAGGAGCATTAATGGTATTAGGCTTTATCAACGCATCTCAAAAAATCACTTTTCATGATGATGGCATGGGCAGTAATACGAAAACGCGTAATATTGATTGGTTATTTTATTAATTCCGTATAAAATGAGACAATGAAGAAGTATCTGTTAATATTCATCTGCACCACTTTTTTACACGCATACGCGAAGGAAATGCCTCAAAGGGTTCCTCTACAAGTCATGCAGGAAATCTATCAGAAAGTAAAGACTCCCTACAAATTTGGTTTGGTATTAGCGCCAAAGAACAATCATTACAAAATAGATTGCCCTACGGTATTCCATGTAAAATCAAAATGGTATATGAGTTATCTCATTTATAACGGAGAGGAAGGAAGAGATGGGCGGGGCTACGAAACCTGGCTGGCAACAAGTAATGACCTTTTGCATTGGCATACATTGGGACGCATTCTGGCTTATCCCAAAGGGAATGTTTGGGATGAAAACCAAAGAGCAGGATACATTGCCTTGATCAATTATAAATGGGGAGGAAATTATCACGCTCAAATGTTTAATGGGAAACATTGGATGTCCTATTTTGGAGGCAATACCAGAGGGTACGAAATGGGAACCCTCAAAGAAGGCATGGCCTTTACAACAGGAGACATTACCAAAGCCCATGAATGGCAAACATTAGGGCATCCCACACTATCGCCGACAGATTCCGACAGAGGATGGTGGGAGAATGTTACGCAGTATAAATCAACAGTGCTTTGGGATAAATCAAAAAAATTAGGATATCCGTTCGTGATGTATTACAATGCAGGAGGCATTGATCCTGTCACTAAAGTCAAAGCAGAACGCATTGGCATAGCGTTGTCCAACGATATGATCCATTGGGTACGATATAAGCACAATCCGATTTTTACGCATGCCGAAGGAATCACCGGAGATCCCGTGATTCAAAAAATAGGCAAAGTATATGTAATGTTCTATTATAGTGCCTTTCGCAAGAGCCGTCCATATAAAGCATTTAATACATTTGCATGCTCTTATGATCTCGTTCATTGGACTGATTGGACCGGGCCTGATTTAATCATTCCAAGTGAGCCCTATGATAATTTATTCGCTCACAAATCATATGTAGTCAAATGGAAAGGAGTAGTCTATCATTTCTACTGTGCCGTTGACGTACACAATCAGAGAGGAATTGCTGTAGCGACATCTAAAAATATGGGAACGAGTACAGTAGAGTTTCCAAAACCTGACGAATCTACATTCAGAAAAAAAATATCGCTTGATGCTGATTGGTTGACAGCAGAAAATGACACAAATAGAGATGCGTATGCCGGCTTTGAAAACCCGGTATACAAACCAATAGGATGGCAACATGTAGATGTACCTCACAACTGGGACACCTATCAAGGAGCCCGTCGTTTAAAACATGGAAATAAACATGGATATGCGTGGTATAGAAAAAGTTTTGAAATCAAAAACCAAGGTTCCGGTAAAGAATACTTTTTATACTTTCAAGGTGTTGGTTCATATGCAACAGTATGGTTAAACGGGAAAAAAATAGGATATCATGCAGGTGGATTAACAACCTTTACGATCGACGTGACTAAAGATATTCGTTTTGATACAACTAATGTATTAGCCGTGAGAGCAGATCATCCGGCAATGATTACTGATTTACCCTGGGTGTGTGGAGGGTGTTCTTCCGAATGGGGATTTTCCGAAGGTTCAGAACCTATGGGAATTTTTCGTCCGGTGACTTTAGTAATAACAAACCCAACACGCATTGAACCCTTTGGAGTACACGTCTGGAATGATGTCCCTGCCAATGCCCGGGATCCTCATTTCGTATTACACATTAACAGTGAAATAAAAAACTATGGGAACAAAACATCCCATATCAGCGTAATCAGTAAACTAGTGAATGAGGATGGCCTCCAAGTGGCACGGGTGACCGATACGTTAACATTACAGGGAAATGAAAGTAAGACCATTCATCAAGACACAAAAGACATTGCGAATGCCCATTTATGGAGTATTTCCGACCCTTACTTATATCATCTGATCACAATGATTAAAGAAAATGGGAAAGTCATTGATGAAACTACGACCGATTATGGGTTTCGTTGGATTAGCTGGCCAAAAAACGATCCTCATCATAGTTCTTGTTTTCACCTTAATGGCAAGCCGGTATTTATTAACGGAATAGCAGAGTACGAAGATAAATTAGGCGATAGTCATGCTTTCGATACGACAGAGATCACTGCACGGATAGACCAGATTAAATCGGCTGGCTTCAATGCATTTCGCGGGGCACATCAGCCGCACAATTTATTATACCAGGATCTGCTTAATAAAAACGGGTTGCTTTTCTGGTCGCAGTTTTCTGCTCATATCTGGTACGATACGCCTGAATTTCGTATGAATTTTCTCAATAATCTAAAAGAATGGATCAAAGAACGGCGTAACTCTCCTTCAATAATTCTTTGGGGAATACAAAATGAAAGCGTATTACCCTATGATTTTGCGAAGCAATGCACCGACATCATTCATCAAATGGATCCAACTTCCCCGTCACAAAGACTCGTAACAACATGTAACGGCGGAACAGGGACAGATTGGAATGTAAGCCAAAACTGGTCGGGCACTTACGGGGGGAATCCCTATCAATACGGACAAGACTTAAAGAAAGAATACCTTAATGGAGAATATGGCGCATGGCGTAGCATTGACTTACATGCAGAAGGACCATTCAATCTTAAACAGAATGGCATTTGCAGTGAAGATAGAATGACGCAGTTGCTGGAACTGAAAGTCAAATTGGCAGAACAGGTAAAAGACAGCGTTTGCGGACAATTCCTCTGGGAATATAATTCGAATGATAATCCCGGCAGAATTCAGAATGAAGAAGGTTATCGGGATATTGACCGCATTGGTCCGTTTAATTATAAAGGCCTATTTACCATCTGGGGTGAACCAGTTGATGCATACTATATGTATTGTTCCAATTATGCTCCTGCGAAAACAGAACCCATGGTATATATTGTATCCCACACATGGAATAACCGATGGACAAAACCAGGTATCAAAAGCGGAATTATCGTTTATTCCAATTGTGATGAAGTAGAATTGTTCAATGATGTACGTGCCATACCGTTAGGCAAAAGATTTAAGCATGGAATGGGAACGCATTTTCAGTGGGACAATGTCAATATCAAATATAATGTTTTGTATGCCGTAGGATACATCAAGAATAAACCGGTAGCTGAAGATTGCATTATATTAAATCATTTACCTAAAGCGCCACACTTTTCCAGATTATACAGTGGCGCCAAGGACATCACCAAACCCGCAAAAGGCTATCACTATATTTACCGGGTTAATTGCGGAGGGCCGGATTACATTGACATAAATCACAACAAATGGTTGGCAGACAGGCATCAAACCAGCAATAAAACTTGGGGATCATTATCATGGACGAACGATTTCAAAGATTTGCCTGCATTCCTTGCCTCTCAAAGAGAAACCAAAGATCCGATTGCAGGAAGCCGAGACTGGACATTATTCCAATCATTTCGATATGGTCTAAATCGTTTACGTTATAAGTTTCCTTTACCAAATGGAGAATATCGTGTAGAGCTCTATTTTATCGAGCCGTGGTATGGCGTTGGAGGAGGCATCAACTGCACAGGATATCGGGTATTTGACGTAGGAATCAATGGTAAAACAGTCATTAAAGATCTCGATATATGGAAAGAAGCCGGATGTGATAAAGCAGTAAAGGAAGTCGTACCAGCTCAGGTAACCAATGGAATATTAGAAATTAACTTCCCGAAAGAATCAGCCGGACAAGCCGTTATATCGGCAATAGCCATAGCATCACAGAATAAAGCTATCAAGGCAGCTCCATCTTCCGCTTCTATAATGACCGACATAAAAGGTGGCATACCCGGTACATGGCTGGAACCTAATGCTTATTTTCCAACAATACTTCCGATAATGTACGGAGCAGAATGGATAAGACCAAAAAACAACAACCATACAATGCGTTTTGTTGTGACTTCTGATGCCAATATTTACATTCCAAACGATACGGATTATATAAAACGTTTTTATAAAAAAGGCGATACCGTAATTACATCAGGGAATAAATGTCTGGCAATCCTGCCTCAAATCCATTGGCCTAAAGAAGCGAATGTAAGGCCAGTAACCACTTATGCCAGTCAAACAGCAGAATTACAAGGTAATTGGGAGAAATCTACCTATAGACAAGATTCCTGTGTAGAAGCTTCAACAGAAGGACAACACAGCATTACATGGAATGTTACTACGGGACTTGCCAACATTTATGCATTACGGTTTACCTATATGAACCTCAATACAACGGCAATAGATGCAGTCATCACGATAACAGATGCCAATGGACAGATGATACATAATGACACTTTGCATTTCCCTCCGACTCCTCATAAATGGAAGCTTCTCAACACATCAACGGAATCTTTTATTAATGCCGGTCATTATAAAATCAAAATCAGTGGGCTGCATTTACAAGGCCTATATTTAAACACATTACAAATACAATAAAATCCTAACGTAATGAAGCGATTAACTTTATTATTTTGCCTGTTCCTGGTTGTAAATGTATCATTTGCAAAACAACATGATTGGGAAAATGAAGCTGTACTAGGCATCAACAGAGAGGCTCCCAGGGCTGATTTCATCCCATATCAAACAGATAAACAAGCCCTGCTTGGCATTCGAAAAGATTCACCATGGTATATGTCACTCGATGGCAATTGGAAATTTTATTGGGTACCTCGTCCCGAGTTACGTCCTCAGGATTTTTATCATACCAATTTTAATGATTCTCATTGGAAAACAATCCCCGTACCTTCAAACTGGGAAACACAAGGATATGGAACGCCAATTTATGTAAGTTCGGGTTATCCTTTCAAAATAGATCCTCCCTTTGTGACAAGCACTCCACCAGTGAAATATACCACGTATAAAGAAAGGGATCCGGTCGGCTCGTATCGTCATCCGTTTCAACTCCCTGATTCATGGAAAGGACGTAAAGTGTTTATCCATTTTGCAGGCGTACAAAGCGCTTTTTATGTATGGATCAATGGAATAAAGGTCGGTTATAGTCAGGGAAGCATGGAAACTTCCGAGTTTGACATTACAAAATACGTAAAGCCAGGTAAAAATCTATTGGCTGTACAAGTGTTTAAATACAGCGATGGCAGTTATCTTGAAGATCAGGATATGTGGCGGTTAGGAGGTATCTTCCGTGAAGTATATCTTTTTTCTACTAATAATGTAAACATTTCTGATTTTGCAGTACGCACCATTTTAGATAAACACTATAAAAATGCCGAATTACAGGTTTATTTAAAACTGGCATCGTACTTAAAAGACACATTAAGAGGCTGGAGTGTACAGGCTCAATTGTATGATGCGAACAATCATCCAGTCTTTAAGGAGCCGCTTGCACATGATGCTGCGTCAATTCTGAATATAGCATACGATCCTAAAATAATGAATGTTCGCTATCCTCAGCGGGGAAGTGCCAAATTTGCCTGGTTGCAAGCCGAAGTAACTGATCCTGCTAAATGGACAGCAGAGACACCAAATCTATACACGTTGGTTTTAAGTTTGATCAATAGCAATCAGAAAACGATTGAAGCGGTAAGCTGTAAAGTAGGATTTCGCAGCCTGGAAATAAAAAACGGGCAATTCTTAGTGAATGGGAAAGCCATTCGTTTACGCGGCGTTAACCGGCATGAATGCGATCCGGCAACAGGTAAAGCTATTAGCTATGCAAGAATGGTACAGGACATAACGCTCATGAAGCAAGCAAACATTAATGCGGTGCGTACATGCCACTATCCGGATAACCCTGAATGGTATGACCTATGCGACCGGTATGGCATATACGTAATGGATGAAGCTGATATTGAAGAACAAGGAGTACGAGGCACATTAGCAAATGATCCCCAGTGGTGCGCTGCATTTCTTGATCGTCCAATACGGATGGTTTATCGAGACAGGAATCATCCAAGTATCATTTTATGGTCAATGGGAAATGAGTCGGGCTATGGTCCAAATTTTGCGGCAATATCAGCATGGATTAAAGATTTTGATCCAACCCGGTTTATTCATTATGAAGGCGCCCAGGGCAAACCTAAAGATCCACCGACCGTAGATGTCATTAGCCGTTTTTATCCAAGAGTCTGCGAACCCTATTTAAATCCCGATATCCCAGACACATCTGATGCAGAACGTCCTGAAAATGCACGTTGGGATCATTTACTAACCATTGCCAAAAACAAGGACGACGATAGACCTGTTTTGGCTAGTGAATATGTTCATGCAATGGGTAATGCGGTGGGAAACCTAAAAGAATATTGGGATGAAATCTATTCTAACCCACGTTTATTAGGAGGTTTTATCTGGGAATGGGCTGATCAGGGTTTGTACAAAACTGCACCAAATGGAACTCGATACATTGCCTATGGAGGTGATTTCGGTGATTATCCAAACCTGAATGCATTTTGTTTAAAAGGAATCGTATTTTCAGACCGGACAACATCACCAAAATATTATCAGGTAAAGAAAATCTATCAACCTGTCTCCATAGCAATGGGAGATGATGTACCGGGACACACCACGGTATGGATCACAAACCGTAATTCCTTTGTAAATCTCAATCAATATGAAGCTGACTGGGCGCTTTATTGTAATGGGCAAATAATTCAATCAGGGGTATTGCCTCCGACAGATATTCCACCAAGTGAACGTAAAGAAATTCCGGTTCCGGTTCAACCATTGAAACATTTGGTTCCTGGCGGCGATTATCAATTACGGATTAGCTATCGTTTAAAGAAAGACGAGTTATGGGCAAAACGAGGCTTTGAATTCGCTTTTGACCAAATGAAAATGCACATAGCCACTCCGGCAGTACCGGCTGAAAAGCACCACGGAAAATTATATTGGGAACAAACAGGAAACAAAATCTTATTACATGGTAAATCATTTTCTGCCGTATTTAATTGCAAAATTGCTTCCCTGACTTCTTTGACATACAATGGCAAAGAAATGATAGTTTCTCCTCCTGTTTTCCAAGGATTCCGGGCTCCTACCGATAATGACCGGGGATTTGGGAACTGGTTGGCTAAGGACTGGGCAAAAGCAAGATTAGATAGCTTATGCCGTATTGTAGATAGCTGTTCTATCATTACGAAAGGACATAATTATTTAAAAATAAAAACTGTAGCCAGAAGTTTAGCCAAATCAGGTTATTTCATTCACAAAGCAATCTGGACAATTTACGGAGACGGAACAATTATAATGAATAATGCCTTCATCCCGATGGGAAATCTACCTTCC
The sequence above is drawn from the Microbacter margulisiae genome and encodes:
- a CDS encoding aceric acid hydrolase — translated: MNRQKINIVIGVCTWIIVFSLSGQNRSLVNTSQSPFAKLTGVNMGDVRWTKGFWADRFNVCLHTMSPKLMQTYMDGHIGHAIQNFEIAAGLDTGSYVGPPFQDGDFYKIFESLASLYSITKSKKLDEEMDSVISIIAKAQLPNGYINTTTIIAEKKDPMEAKMFADKMNFETYNMGHLMTAACIHYRATGKRSMLNIAIKAANYLCDFYKSSSHQLARNAICPSHYMGLIELYRTTHDAKYLELAENLINMRGLAKGGTDQNQDRIPFREQTVAMGHAVRANYLYAGVADLYAETGDTTLLHALNLIWNNLVHTKMYITGACGALYDGVSPDGTSYKPGEIQEVHQAYGRDYQLPNMTAYNESCANIGNLLFNWRMLQITGNAKYADVVETILYNSLLSGVSLNGINFRYTNPLSVSSKFPYKLRWAGKRIPYISLSDCCPPNITRTIAEVQDYIYGLSKDGLWINLYGGNTLNTKLRNGESIQLTQTTNYPWDGHIIIKMQQAPQDPCAIYLRIPGWCDNATVAINGIKQHEILTPASYVKLKRTWKTGDEIELNLPIKTMLIETNPLVEETRNQVAIQRGPVVYCLEGCDLPNYNIFEVVIPSSVHFNAKPMMIDGSRFYCLNGVADVEKTASWHNVLYREIAPLQTNVHIHLIPYFAWGNRGKSDMAVWLNLKR
- a CDS encoding alpha-d-galacturonidase, with translation MKIKISIFFWLCFFTTAIYAQQVNIITHGKSSVCATFGIHWLTKTLQTDGFKVNQTTVLKKHTTGTTIVIGTMTDKWLEQFIAGKKVVFEKTPGKEGYSIKALGKLIIVQGADTSGTLYGCVELADKIRASHRLPTSMDITDQPEMVMRGACIGLQKPYLLPGHGVYEYPYTPQNFPWFYDKALWIKYLNMMVENRMNTLYLWNGHPFASLVKLKDYPFAVEVDNQTLKKNQEMFAFLTREAQKRNIWVIQMFYNIIVSKPFAEHYGIRTQDRNRPITPLISDYTRKSIAAFIKQYPHVGLLVCLGESIDSYPDGVKWFTQTIIPGVKDGLKALGRTDEPPIILRAHDTDAKTDMQEALPLYKNLYTMWKYNGESLTTYNPRGPWAKEHLELSKLGPVHIVNVHILANLEPFRYGAPDFIQKCVQAMHSKLGANGIHIYPQASYWDWPYTADNTHPRLLEMNRDWIWYAAWARYAWNANRNPKDEVHYWSYRLDTLYGCGLDAAKNILEAYEQAGEISPELTRKFAITDGNRQTFLLGMFMSQLVNPKKWTIYPDFFKSCGPKGEVLTEYMDKEWNHQLHTGELPPQLIAGAVIQGAKAVQAIDSAAPHVTHNKAEFERLKNDMYCYNTFANYFNQKVKAAMLVLRYSHSNDIKDLEAAVPYLEKSLQYYRHLVALTENTYLYANSMQTSQRRIPIGGGGGKNKTWKEMLPYFETELQNFKRNVAYLQEHGNTILSDTTVLKPANVKLSDKNLQTYSLAKGAKIFGDKNLVIDTVANELRDLKAIQFDLKHQMADGTSFTFESNHPVSVLVGYFNSERNEFAKPPKLETDANANDFGQADVKIANALEVHGQLSVNVHTYTFPSGIHTLSLGKGALMVLGFINASQKITFHDDGMGSNTKTRNIDWLFY
- a CDS encoding beta-d-glucuronidase/beta-L-arabinofuranosidase → MPQRVPLQVMQEIYQKVKTPYKFGLVLAPKNNHYKIDCPTVFHVKSKWYMSYLIYNGEEGRDGRGYETWLATSNDLLHWHTLGRILAYPKGNVWDENQRAGYIALINYKWGGNYHAQMFNGKHWMSYFGGNTRGYEMGTLKEGMAFTTGDITKAHEWQTLGHPTLSPTDSDRGWWENVTQYKSTVLWDKSKKLGYPFVMYYNAGGIDPVTKVKAERIGIALSNDMIHWVRYKHNPIFTHAEGITGDPVIQKIGKVYVMFYYSAFRKSRPYKAFNTFACSYDLVHWTDWTGPDLIIPSEPYDNLFAHKSYVVKWKGVVYHFYCAVDVHNQRGIAVATSKNMGTSTVEFPKPDESTFRKKISLDADWLTAENDTNRDAYAGFENPVYKPIGWQHVDVPHNWDTYQGARRLKHGNKHGYAWYRKSFEIKNQGSGKEYFLYFQGVGSYATVWLNGKKIGYHAGGLTTFTIDVTKDIRFDTTNVLAVRADHPAMITDLPWVCGGCSSEWGFSEGSEPMGIFRPVTLVITNPTRIEPFGVHVWNDVPANARDPHFVLHINSEIKNYGNKTSHISVISKLVNEDGLQVARVTDTLTLQGNESKTIHQDTKDIANAHLWSISDPYLYHLITMIKENGKVIDETTTDYGFRWISWPKNDPHHSSCFHLNGKPVFINGIAEYEDKLGDSHAFDTTEITARIDQIKSAGFNAFRGAHQPHNLLYQDLLNKNGLLFWSQFSAHIWYDTPEFRMNFLNNLKEWIKERRNSPSIILWGIQNESVLPYDFAKQCTDIIHQMDPTSPSQRLVTTCNGGTGTDWNVSQNWSGTYGGNPYQYGQDLKKEYLNGEYGAWRSIDLHAEGPFNLKQNGICSEDRMTQLLELKVKLAEQVKDSVCGQFLWEYNSNDNPGRIQNEEGYRDIDRIGPFNYKGLFTIWGEPVDAYYMYCSNYAPAKTEPMVYIVSHTWNNRWTKPGIKSGIIVYSNCDEVELFNDVRAIPLGKRFKHGMGTHFQWDNVNIKYNVLYAVGYIKNKPVAEDCIILNHLPKAPHFSRLYSGAKDITKPAKGYHYIYRVNCGGPDYIDINHNKWLADRHQTSNKTWGSLSWTNDFKDLPAFLASQRETKDPIAGSRDWTLFQSFRYGLNRLRYKFPLPNGEYRVELYFIEPWYGVGGGINCTGYRVFDVGINGKTVIKDLDIWKEAGCDKAVKEVVPAQVTNGILEINFPKESAGQAVISAIAIASQNKAIKAAPSSASIMTDIKGGIPGTWLEPNAYFPTILPIMYGAEWIRPKNNNHTMRFVVTSDANIYIPNDTDYIKRFYKKGDTVITSGNKCLAILPQIHWPKEANVRPVTTYASQTAELQGNWEKSTYRQDSCVEASTEGQHSITWNVTTGLANIYALRFTYMNLNTTAIDAVITITDANGQMIHNDTLHFPPTPHKWKLLNTSTESFINAGHYKIKISGLHLQGLYLNTLQIQ